From one Mycolicibacterium sp. HK-90 genomic stretch:
- a CDS encoding LLM class F420-dependent oxidoreductase, protein MRYSITYPMHTHPYHPDLVSGSGVATMAAAAEAAGFDGFGFTDHPAPSQRWLDAGGHDALDPFVAMAFAAAHTTTLRLVPNIVVLPYRNPFVVAKSGATLDLLSGGRFTLAVGVGYLKREFAALGVSYDERAELFDEALEVIRGIWTNDDYAFEGKHFSARGITAHPRPAADPHPPIWIGGNTSAARARVAKHGDGWCPFAAPPGLAKTAGTAAIDSLDALAAGIDDLRSRLDAGGRDPGGIDIVFNNFEGGNPGNDQFDADAYLAGVEKLAALGVTWLHVTLPGDSLAHALEATEKFGKSVIAA, encoded by the coding sequence GTGCGCTACAGCATCACCTACCCGATGCACACCCATCCGTACCATCCGGATCTGGTGAGTGGCAGCGGAGTTGCGACGATGGCCGCTGCGGCCGAGGCGGCGGGTTTCGACGGATTCGGGTTCACCGACCATCCCGCGCCGTCACAGCGCTGGCTGGATGCCGGCGGCCACGACGCCTTGGACCCGTTCGTGGCCATGGCCTTCGCCGCGGCGCACACCACGACGCTGCGGCTGGTGCCCAACATCGTCGTGCTGCCGTATCGAAACCCCTTCGTGGTGGCCAAGTCCGGGGCCACCCTGGACCTGCTGTCCGGCGGCCGGTTCACGCTGGCCGTCGGAGTGGGTTACCTCAAGCGGGAATTCGCCGCGCTGGGGGTGTCCTACGACGAGCGCGCCGAATTGTTCGACGAGGCACTCGAGGTCATTCGCGGCATCTGGACGAATGACGACTACGCCTTCGAGGGTAAGCACTTCAGCGCCCGCGGTATCACCGCGCATCCGCGCCCGGCCGCGGACCCGCACCCGCCGATCTGGATCGGTGGCAACACGTCGGCGGCTCGGGCCCGGGTCGCCAAGCACGGTGACGGCTGGTGCCCGTTCGCCGCGCCGCCGGGGCTGGCCAAGACCGCCGGCACGGCGGCGATCGACTCACTCGACGCACTGGCCGCGGGGATCGACGACCTGCGGAGCCGGTTGGACGCGGGCGGTCGCGATCCGGGCGGAATCGACATCGTGTTCAACAACTTCGAGGGCGGTAACCCCGGTAATGACCAATTCGACGCCGACGCCTATCTGGCCGGGGTGGAGAAGCTCGCCGCACTCGGAGTGACCTGGCTGCACGTCACCCTGCCCGGGGACAGCCTGGCGCACGCGCTGGAGGCCACCGAGAAATTCGGCAAGTCGGTGATCGCCGCCTAG
- a CDS encoding DUF1330 domain-containing protein, with the protein MAAAKGYVIITEDIKDPAGMGEYAKLASKAMGGATIVAVDQKPEVIEGAWHGTQTVVLEFESVDAARDWYYSDAYQAAAKVRQDAAECNGVILSGFPT; encoded by the coding sequence ATGGCAGCGGCCAAGGGCTACGTGATCATCACCGAGGACATCAAGGACCCCGCAGGTATGGGCGAGTACGCCAAGCTGGCCTCGAAGGCGATGGGCGGCGCCACCATCGTGGCCGTCGACCAGAAGCCCGAGGTGATCGAAGGCGCCTGGCACGGAACGCAAACCGTGGTGCTGGAGTTCGAATCCGTCGACGCCGCGCGCGACTGGTACTACTCGGACGCCTACCAGGCGGCGGCCAAGGTCCGCCAGGACGCTGCCGAGTGCAACGGCGTCATCCTTTCCGGCTTCCCCACCTGA
- a CDS encoding ferredoxin, which produces MRVRVDEDRCAGHGMCLTLCPEVFEMSDDGWAVADPEEVPAGLEDAAREAIENCPERAISEIDN; this is translated from the coding sequence ATGCGGGTCAGGGTTGACGAGGACCGTTGTGCCGGCCACGGCATGTGCCTGACGCTGTGCCCCGAGGTCTTCGAGATGTCAGACGATGGGTGGGCGGTTGCCGATCCCGAAGAGGTTCCGGCCGGCCTGGAAGACGCGGCACGTGAGGCGATAGAGAACTGCCCGGAACGGGCGATCAGCGAAATCGACAACTAG
- a CDS encoding cytochrome P450, with the protein MAIDPTGIDFFRDERLVDDPYPFFEALRNKCPVSREDHYNVTMVTGWEEAVQVYNDEETFSSCLSVTGPFPGFPVPLEGRSAEEVTALIDKHRNELPFSDQLPTLDPPTHTDHRSLLMRLITPKRLKENEDAMWQLADEVLDSYLAPGGGEFIKGFAGPFTLLVIADLLGIPDEDREAFVDGIKQHSGGGIGSTSKESLSHSPLEFLYGQFADYTADRRANPRDDVLTGLALATFPDGSIPDVGDVARVATNVFSAGQETTVRLLSTALKVLGEQPEIQQRLRDDRSLIPNFIEEALRIESPVKGDFRLSRCPVTIGETELNAGTTVMVLNGAANRDPRRFEDPDTFDPARKNARQHLAFGRGIHSCPGAPLARAETRVGIERLLDRTTDIRISEARHGSDGDRRYNYIPTFILRGLTELHLEFDT; encoded by the coding sequence ATGGCGATCGACCCAACCGGTATCGATTTTTTCCGCGATGAACGATTGGTCGATGATCCGTATCCGTTCTTCGAGGCCCTGCGGAACAAGTGCCCGGTAAGCCGCGAAGACCACTACAACGTGACGATGGTGACCGGCTGGGAAGAAGCCGTGCAGGTCTACAACGACGAGGAGACCTTCTCGTCGTGCCTGTCGGTCACCGGCCCGTTCCCCGGGTTCCCGGTGCCGTTGGAGGGGCGCAGCGCCGAGGAAGTCACCGCGCTCATCGACAAGCACCGGAACGAGCTGCCCTTCAGTGATCAGCTGCCCACGCTGGATCCGCCGACCCACACCGACCACCGCTCGCTGTTGATGCGGCTGATCACGCCCAAGCGCCTCAAGGAGAACGAGGACGCGATGTGGCAGCTGGCCGACGAGGTGCTCGACAGCTACCTGGCACCGGGTGGGGGAGAGTTCATCAAGGGCTTCGCCGGCCCGTTCACGCTGCTGGTGATCGCCGATCTGCTCGGTATTCCGGATGAGGACCGTGAAGCCTTCGTCGACGGCATCAAGCAGCATTCCGGTGGCGGAATCGGCAGCACCAGTAAGGAATCGCTGTCACACAGCCCGCTGGAGTTCCTCTACGGCCAGTTCGCCGACTACACCGCCGATCGCCGGGCCAACCCGCGTGACGACGTCCTCACCGGCTTGGCGTTGGCCACCTTCCCGGACGGCAGCATTCCGGACGTCGGCGATGTCGCGCGGGTGGCGACCAATGTCTTCTCGGCCGGCCAGGAGACCACGGTGCGTCTGCTCAGCACCGCGCTGAAAGTGCTCGGGGAGCAACCCGAGATCCAGCAGCGGTTGCGTGACGATCGCAGCCTCATCCCGAACTTCATCGAAGAGGCCCTGCGAATCGAGAGCCCGGTCAAGGGTGACTTCCGGCTGTCGCGCTGCCCGGTGACCATCGGTGAGACCGAGCTGAATGCCGGTACCACGGTCATGGTGCTCAACGGTGCGGCCAACCGCGATCCGCGACGGTTCGAGGATCCCGACACGTTCGACCCCGCCCGCAAGAACGCCCGCCAGCATCTGGCTTTCGGTCGAGGCATCCACAGCTGCCCGGGGGCTCCGCTGGCGCGCGCCGAAACTCGGGTCGGTATCGAACGATTGCTGGACCGGACCACCGACATCCGCATCTCCGAGGCCAGGCACGGCTCGGACGGCGACCGGCGCTACAACTACATTCCCACCTTCATCCTGCGCGGCTTGACGGAGTTGCACCTGGAGTTCGACACCTGA
- a CDS encoding TetR/AcrR family transcriptional regulator: protein MPRETVAKTADNSQRRASFQRARSHRTKRDLVQAAMALWRTNGYAKTTVADICRAAGVSRALFYFYFSAKEDVLFEVGLTSTRLAQKRIKALLDGDYDLMAVITEALHSLERSMARNPPDLIVETILEGYRHEHRILAGEVDSDAQDADMFGELFTRAQADGKLGTHVDVAHLSRLAQILVSEGVRHWAGGSFGDRPFTELVARDIGAMITGFNTPNN, encoded by the coding sequence ATGCCCAGAGAAACCGTGGCGAAGACGGCTGACAACAGTCAACGTCGCGCCTCGTTTCAGCGGGCCCGGTCGCACCGGACCAAACGGGACCTGGTGCAGGCCGCAATGGCGCTGTGGCGCACCAACGGCTACGCCAAGACCACGGTTGCCGACATCTGCCGGGCCGCCGGGGTGTCCCGGGCGCTGTTCTACTTCTATTTCTCCGCCAAAGAGGACGTGCTGTTCGAGGTCGGACTGACCTCCACGCGGCTGGCCCAGAAGCGGATCAAGGCACTGCTGGACGGCGACTACGACCTGATGGCAGTCATCACCGAGGCGCTGCACAGCCTGGAACGGTCGATGGCCCGCAATCCTCCCGATCTGATCGTCGAGACGATCCTCGAGGGGTACCGCCATGAACACCGCATCCTGGCCGGCGAGGTCGACTCGGATGCGCAGGACGCCGACATGTTCGGCGAGTTGTTCACCAGGGCCCAGGCCGACGGCAAACTCGGCACGCACGTCGACGTGGCCCACCTGTCCCGGCTGGCGCAGATCCTGGTCAGCGAAGGCGTCCGGCACTGGGCCGGCGGCAGTTTCGGCGACCGGCCGTTCACCGAGCTCGTCGCACGTGACATCGGCGCGATGATCACCGGCTTCAACACCCCCAACAACTAG
- a CDS encoding acyl-CoA dehydrogenase family protein, protein MAWDFETDPQYQELLDWADEFVTEQVEPLDLAWPHLQFTKLEGKRREAIDPLKAQVREKGLWATHLGPELGGQGYGQLKLALLNEILGRSQWAPIVFGCQAPDTGNAEIIAHYGTEEQKKRYLHPLLEGELFSCYSMTEPHAGADPTLFTTSAVRDGDDWVINGWKFFSSNAATASFLIVMVVTNPEVSAYQGMSMFLVPTDTPGVKIVRNVGLYGERDNEGSHALIHYDNVRVPAEALLGGEGQAFVIAQTRLGGGRIHHAMRTIGLAQKALDMMCERALSRETQGSRLSDKQFVQGYIADSYAQLLQFRLMVLYTAWEIDKYNDYKKVRKDIAAVKVAMPTVLHDIAWRAMQVHGALGVTNEMPFLGMVTGAAVMGLADGPTEVHKTTVARQVLRDYQPTTDTWPTEWIPRKREAAKAKFAEFLEAEVGNL, encoded by the coding sequence ATGGCGTGGGATTTCGAGACCGACCCCCAATATCAGGAATTACTGGACTGGGCCGACGAGTTCGTCACCGAACAGGTGGAGCCACTCGACCTGGCCTGGCCGCACCTGCAGTTCACCAAGCTGGAGGGCAAGCGCCGCGAGGCGATCGACCCGCTCAAGGCGCAGGTGCGCGAGAAGGGCCTCTGGGCAACACATCTCGGCCCAGAACTCGGTGGGCAAGGCTACGGACAGCTCAAGCTGGCGCTGCTCAACGAGATCCTCGGCCGCTCCCAGTGGGCGCCGATCGTGTTCGGCTGCCAGGCTCCCGACACCGGAAATGCCGAGATCATCGCGCATTACGGCACAGAGGAGCAGAAGAAGCGCTACCTGCACCCGCTGCTCGAGGGCGAACTGTTCTCCTGCTATTCGATGACCGAACCGCATGCCGGTGCGGACCCGACCCTGTTCACCACCAGCGCGGTACGCGACGGGGACGACTGGGTGATAAACGGCTGGAAGTTCTTCTCCTCCAACGCCGCCACCGCGTCCTTCCTGATCGTCATGGTGGTCACCAATCCCGAAGTCAGCGCCTACCAGGGCATGTCGATGTTCCTGGTGCCCACCGACACCCCCGGCGTCAAGATCGTCCGCAACGTCGGGCTGTACGGCGAGCGCGACAACGAGGGCAGCCATGCCTTGATCCACTATGACAATGTCCGGGTGCCGGCCGAGGCCCTCCTGGGCGGCGAGGGCCAAGCCTTCGTGATCGCCCAGACCCGATTGGGCGGCGGCCGGATTCACCACGCGATGCGCACCATCGGCCTGGCCCAGAAGGCGCTGGACATGATGTGCGAACGCGCGCTGAGCCGCGAGACCCAGGGCAGCCGGCTGTCCGACAAACAATTCGTCCAGGGCTACATCGCCGATTCGTACGCCCAGCTACTGCAGTTCCGGCTGATGGTGCTCTACACGGCGTGGGAGATCGACAAGTACAACGACTACAAGAAGGTCCGCAAGGACATCGCCGCGGTCAAGGTGGCGATGCCCACCGTTCTGCACGACATCGCCTGGCGGGCAATGCAGGTTCACGGCGCGCTCGGCGTCACCAACGAGATGCCGTTCCTCGGCATGGTCACCGGCGCCGCGGTGATGGGACTGGCCGACGGCCCGACCGAGGTGCACAAGACGACGGTCGCCCGGCAGGTGCTGCGCGACTACCAACCGACGACCGACACCTGGCCCACCGAGTGGATCCCGCGCAAGCGCGAGGCCGCGAAGGCGAAGTTCGCCGAATTCCTGGAGGCCGAGGTGGGCAACCTGTGA
- a CDS encoding phosphotransferase family protein, whose protein sequence is MDNAGLPGKGEPLEARFLSGGTQNVIYELRRGDHTCVLRMPPPGAPPDRDKGILREWRIIEALDGTDVPHTAAVGVCADPEVLGRPFYLMGFVDGWSPMDTHGRWPEPFNSDPSARPGLSYQLAEGIALLSKVDWRAKGLADLGRPDGFHERQVDRWIGFLDRIKNRELPGLEVATDWLRAHQPLDFIPGLMHGDYQFANVMYRHGAPATMAAIVDWEMGTVGDPKLDLAWMVQSWPADTDNPAPSEMGYVDMRGMPSRDDVVAHYAKVSGRQVDDLDYYLVLAKWKLAIVLEQGFQRAGNDEKLLAFGPVVTELMRSAAELAESTDYR, encoded by the coding sequence ATGGACAACGCCGGGCTGCCGGGCAAAGGTGAGCCGCTTGAGGCCCGCTTCCTGTCCGGCGGCACCCAGAACGTCATCTACGAGCTCCGCCGCGGCGACCACACCTGTGTCCTGCGCATGCCGCCGCCCGGCGCCCCGCCGGATCGGGACAAGGGCATCCTGCGGGAATGGCGAATCATCGAAGCGCTCGACGGCACCGACGTGCCGCATACCGCCGCGGTCGGTGTGTGCGCGGATCCCGAGGTGCTGGGCCGGCCGTTCTATCTGATGGGCTTCGTCGACGGCTGGTCCCCGATGGACACCCATGGCCGCTGGCCCGAACCGTTCAACTCCGACCCGAGCGCCCGGCCCGGGCTGAGTTATCAACTGGCGGAAGGTATTGCACTGCTGTCCAAGGTGGACTGGCGGGCGAAAGGGCTGGCGGATCTGGGTCGGCCCGACGGTTTCCACGAACGCCAGGTCGACCGCTGGATCGGTTTCCTCGACCGGATCAAGAACCGTGAACTACCCGGGTTGGAAGTGGCCACCGACTGGCTGCGGGCCCACCAGCCGCTCGATTTCATTCCCGGCCTGATGCACGGCGACTACCAGTTCGCCAATGTCATGTACCGCCATGGTGCCCCGGCCACGATGGCCGCGATCGTGGACTGGGAGATGGGCACCGTCGGCGACCCGAAGCTGGACCTGGCCTGGATGGTGCAGAGCTGGCCGGCCGATACGGACAATCCGGCGCCGTCCGAGATGGGCTATGTCGACATGCGCGGGATGCCGTCTCGTGACGACGTCGTCGCGCACTACGCGAAGGTCTCCGGCCGCCAGGTCGACGACCTGGACTACTACCTGGTGCTGGCGAAGTGGAAGCTGGCGATCGTGCTGGAGCAGGGTTTTCAGCGGGCCGGCAACGACGAGAAGCTGCTCGCCTTCGGACCGGTGGTCACCGAGCTGATGCGATCTGCCGCCGAACTCGCCGAATCCACCGACTACCGGTGA